One window of Vibrio sinaloensis genomic DNA carries:
- the cysE gene encoding serine O-acetyltransferase produces the protein MKHCEKQKVWQTIVREARELSEQEPMLASFYHATIIKHDSLSAALSYILANKLNTASMPAMAVREVVEEALNADPSISAAAACDICATVNRDPAVAMYSMPLLYLKGYHALQGYRVANWLWKQGRIALATYLQNQISVACQVDIHPAARIGRGIMLDHATGIVIGETAVVEDDVSILQDVTLGGTGKECGDRHPKIREGVMIGAGAKILGNIEVGEGAKIGSCSVVLQPVPAHTTVAGVPAKIVGRPKTDKPSLDMDQQFNGRSQSFIGGDGI, from the coding sequence ATGAAACATTGTGAAAAACAGAAGGTATGGCAAACCATTGTTCGAGAAGCTCGTGAGCTGTCTGAACAGGAGCCAATGTTAGCAAGCTTCTACCACGCGACCATAATTAAGCATGACAGCTTAAGTGCGGCGCTGAGTTATATCCTCGCGAATAAACTCAACACCGCCTCGATGCCCGCGATGGCGGTGCGTGAAGTGGTCGAGGAAGCGTTAAATGCAGACCCAAGTATCAGTGCCGCCGCTGCTTGCGACATTTGTGCGACGGTCAATCGTGACCCTGCTGTTGCAATGTATTCGATGCCGCTGTTATACCTCAAGGGCTACCACGCGTTGCAAGGCTACCGAGTGGCCAACTGGTTATGGAAGCAAGGCCGAATTGCTCTAGCAACTTACCTGCAAAATCAAATTTCGGTCGCTTGTCAGGTCGATATTCATCCCGCGGCGCGCATTGGCCGTGGCATTATGCTTGATCATGCAACGGGCATTGTGATTGGTGAGACCGCGGTCGTCGAAGATGATGTTTCGATTCTGCAAGACGTTACCCTCGGCGGCACCGGCAAAGAGTGCGGCGATCGCCACCCGAAAATCCGAGAAGGTGTGATGATTGGCGCAGGTGCCAAGATCCTCGGCAATATTGAAGTGGGAGAAGGGGCGAAAATCGGCTCTTGTTCGGTGGTGCTTCAGCCTGTTCCTGCTCATACCACCGTCGCGGGTGTACCAGCGAAGATAGTGGGCCGACCAAAGACGGATAAGCCTTCTCTCGACATGGACCAGCAATTTAATGGTCGCTCACAGAGCTTTATCGGTGGTGACGGGATATAG
- a CDS encoding DUF4212 domain-containing protein — MAFESQDKAKAYWDKNVKLMITLMVIWFVVSFGCGILFVDVLNQFQLGGYKLGFWFAQQGSIYAFLGIIFYYAWKMRQIDREFGVDE, encoded by the coding sequence ATGGCGTTTGAAAGTCAGGATAAAGCCAAAGCCTACTGGGATAAGAACGTTAAACTGATGATAACCCTAATGGTTATCTGGTTTGTCGTTTCATTCGGCTGCGGCATCTTATTTGTAGATGTGCTCAATCAATTTCAACTAGGCGGGTACAAACTTGGTTTCTGGTTTGCTCAACAAGGCTCAATCTATGCCTTCCTAGGTATTATTTTCTACTACGCGTGGAAAATGCGCCAAATCGACCGTGAATTCGGCGTAGATGAGTAA
- a CDS encoding protein-disulfide reductase DsbD, with the protein MRFAFSLLLFCLSVIPTPAMALFGNSNASPSFTNNTGFTDNNRFVAVDQAFPFNAVQQGDRLMLDWQVKQGYYLYQHRISVSGENLELGDIVMRDGEPYKDEFFGDVNIYTSPLFVEVPLLNYQDGARVIVQYQGCAKAGFCYPPETRIVDITSFQFSDAAQVMQKTTVEAAKQPSADATPQSNDASLASKLSDTWWTPLLFLALGVGLAFTPCVLPMYPILTSIVLGSGKLSHGRALGLAFIYVQGMALTYTLLGLVVASAGLQFQAAMQHPYVLIGLSALFIALALSMFGLYTLQLPSGMQTWLNNLSNKQQGGSSAGVFAMGAISGLVCSPCTTAPLSGALLYVAQSGDLFTGGIALYALAIGMGIPLMLVAVFGNKLLPKAGNWMDRVKTLFGFVLLAAPIFLLERLLPPVWATGLWSALGIAAFGWLYHIKNSLEFGGWKQSTVGIIAVLGLFASAQPALQYYFNGSASQQQNQIEFIQVSNVAQLEQQLAAAKQAGKPVMLDFYADWCVACKEFEKYTFHQPQVEARLQNFVLLQADVTRNQVEDIELLKKLNVLGLPTIEFWSTDGAKVTGGRITGFMDAETFLEHLDTHNL; encoded by the coding sequence ATGCGCTTCGCTTTTTCTTTATTACTGTTTTGTTTGAGCGTCATCCCTACACCAGCGATGGCGCTGTTTGGTAATTCAAACGCCTCGCCCAGCTTTACCAATAACACAGGTTTTACCGATAACAATCGCTTTGTTGCCGTTGATCAGGCCTTCCCGTTTAATGCGGTGCAGCAAGGCGATCGCTTGATGCTCGATTGGCAGGTCAAACAGGGCTACTACCTTTACCAACATAGAATCTCAGTCAGTGGAGAGAACCTTGAGTTAGGCGACATCGTCATGCGTGATGGTGAACCGTATAAAGATGAGTTTTTTGGTGACGTCAATATCTACACCTCGCCTCTGTTTGTTGAAGTACCGCTACTCAATTACCAAGACGGCGCGCGCGTGATCGTGCAATATCAAGGCTGTGCCAAGGCAGGCTTCTGTTATCCACCAGAGACGCGCATTGTCGATATCACCAGCTTTCAGTTTTCTGATGCTGCGCAAGTGATGCAAAAAACCACAGTAGAAGCGGCCAAACAACCTTCAGCTGACGCTACGCCTCAATCCAATGATGCCAGTTTGGCATCAAAACTCAGCGACACTTGGTGGACACCACTGCTGTTTTTGGCGCTCGGAGTTGGATTAGCATTTACCCCTTGTGTCCTGCCTATGTACCCGATTTTAACCAGTATCGTGCTGGGTAGTGGCAAGCTCAGTCATGGCCGCGCACTCGGCCTGGCCTTTATCTATGTGCAAGGGATGGCGCTCACTTATACCTTACTGGGGCTCGTTGTCGCATCGGCAGGATTGCAATTTCAGGCCGCCATGCAACACCCTTACGTCTTGATCGGCTTAAGTGCTTTGTTTATCGCGCTCGCGCTGTCGATGTTTGGGCTCTATACCCTGCAATTGCCAAGTGGGATGCAAACTTGGCTCAACAACCTCAGTAACAAGCAGCAAGGGGGCAGCAGCGCAGGCGTGTTTGCTATGGGTGCGATTTCCGGTTTGGTCTGCTCGCCCTGCACCACCGCTCCTTTGTCTGGCGCGCTATTGTATGTGGCACAAAGCGGTGATCTGTTCACTGGCGGCATCGCGCTGTACGCCCTCGCGATCGGAATGGGGATTCCACTGATGTTGGTGGCCGTGTTTGGTAACAAACTGCTCCCCAAAGCGGGCAACTGGATGGACAGAGTAAAGACCCTGTTTGGTTTTGTCTTGTTAGCCGCGCCGATTTTCCTACTTGAGCGCCTGTTACCGCCAGTGTGGGCCACTGGTTTGTGGTCTGCACTTGGCATTGCCGCGTTTGGTTGGCTTTATCACATTAAAAACAGCTTAGAATTCGGTGGCTGGAAGCAAAGTACGGTGGGCATCATCGCGGTACTCGGGCTGTTTGCCTCAGCACAACCTGCGCTGCAATACTACTTCAATGGCTCTGCCAGCCAACAGCAAAACCAGATTGAGTTCATTCAAGTGAGTAATGTGGCGCAACTCGAACAGCAACTGGCTGCGGCTAAGCAAGCAGGCAAACCAGTGATGCTCGACTTTTACGCCGACTGGTGTGTCGCGTGTAAGGAATTTGAAAAGTACACCTTCCACCAGCCACAAGTCGAAGCCAGATTACAAAACTTTGTGTTGTTGCAAGCCGACGTAACCCGTAATCAAGTCGAAGACATCGAGCTACTGAAAAAGCTTAACGTGTTGGGCCTGCCTACGATTGAGTTTTGGTCAACTGATGGCGCGAAGGTCACCGGCGGACGAATTACCGGCTTTATGGATGCCGAAACCTTCCTTGAGCATTTGGACACCCATAACCTTTAA
- a CDS encoding sodium:solute symporter family protein, whose translation MDLKTITYLVVGATFVLYIGIAIWARAGSTKEFYVAGGGVNPIANGMATAADWMSAASFISMAGLIAFMGYGGSVFLMGWTGGYVLLALLLAPYLRKFGKFTVPEFVGERFYSNAARIVAVVCLIIASVTYVIGQMKGVGVAFGRFLEVDYSTGLLIGMCIVFMYAVMGGMKGITYTQIAQYCVLILAYTIPAIFISLQLTGHPLPQIGLGSTIQGTDVYLLDRLDQVVTELGFSEYTTQVRGDTLNMFVYTMSLMIGTAGLPHVIIRFFTVPKVRDARTSAGWALVFIAILYTTAPAVSAMARLNLMDTVNPAPGQHLAYDERPDWFKNWEKTGLLGFEDKNGDGNIQYTSSAATNELKVDRDIMVLANPEIAKLPNWVIALVAAGGLAAALSTAAGLLLAISSAISHDLIKGVINPNISEKKELLASRISMAVAIAVAGYLGLNPPGFAAGTVALAFGLAASSIFPALMMGIFSKGINKEGAIAGMIAGISITLFYVFQHKGILFIADWKYLESWGSNWFLGIEPNAFGAIGAVFNFIVAFAVSKVTAETPQEVKDLVEHVRVPAGAGGAVDH comes from the coding sequence ATGGATTTGAAAACTATCACTTACCTCGTGGTTGGTGCGACCTTTGTCCTTTATATCGGTATCGCGATTTGGGCACGTGCTGGATCGACAAAAGAGTTCTATGTTGCAGGCGGTGGCGTCAACCCAATCGCTAACGGCATGGCAACGGCAGCTGACTGGATGTCTGCAGCATCGTTTATCTCCATGGCAGGTCTGATTGCCTTCATGGGTTACGGCGGCTCGGTATTCCTAATGGGTTGGACTGGCGGTTACGTACTCCTAGCATTGCTACTTGCACCTTACCTACGTAAGTTCGGCAAGTTTACTGTACCAGAGTTCGTAGGTGAGCGTTTCTACTCAAATGCGGCACGTATCGTAGCGGTTGTTTGTCTTATCATTGCATCGGTCACTTACGTTATCGGTCAGATGAAAGGGGTCGGCGTTGCGTTCGGTCGTTTCCTCGAAGTGGACTACTCTACGGGCCTTCTGATTGGTATGTGTATCGTATTCATGTACGCGGTAATGGGCGGCATGAAAGGGATTACCTACACGCAGATTGCTCAATATTGCGTACTCATTTTAGCTTACACTATTCCTGCAATCTTTATCTCTCTGCAACTAACGGGTCACCCACTACCACAAATTGGTCTCGGGAGTACCATCCAAGGCACCGATGTGTATCTGCTCGATAGGCTCGACCAGGTGGTGACCGAACTCGGATTTAGTGAATACACCACTCAAGTGCGTGGCGATACACTCAACATGTTCGTTTACACTATGTCACTGATGATCGGTACTGCAGGTCTGCCACACGTAATCATCCGTTTCTTCACGGTACCTAAGGTTCGTGACGCACGTACCTCTGCAGGTTGGGCGCTAGTATTTATCGCTATCCTATACACGACTGCTCCAGCAGTATCTGCAATGGCTCGTCTAAATCTAATGGATACAGTTAACCCAGCGCCAGGTCAGCACCTTGCTTATGACGAGCGTCCTGACTGGTTCAAGAACTGGGAGAAAACCGGTCTACTTGGCTTTGAAGATAAGAATGGCGATGGCAACATCCAGTACACTTCAAGCGCAGCGACGAACGAGTTAAAAGTTGACCGTGACATCATGGTACTGGCTAACCCTGAGATTGCGAAGCTACCTAACTGGGTTATCGCCCTAGTGGCAGCGGGTGGTCTGGCAGCGGCACTATCAACGGCGGCAGGTCTATTGTTGGCTATCTCGTCCGCGATATCCCATGACTTAATCAAAGGTGTCATTAACCCGAATATCTCAGAGAAGAAAGAGCTGCTCGCCAGTCGAATCTCCATGGCGGTGGCGATTGCGGTGGCAGGTTATCTTGGCCTCAACCCACCAGGCTTTGCAGCAGGTACGGTAGCACTGGCCTTTGGTCTCGCCGCATCGTCCATCTTCCCGGCACTGATGATGGGTATCTTCAGTAAAGGCATCAACAAAGAAGGTGCGATCGCCGGTATGATTGCAGGTATCAGTATCACTCTGTTCTACGTATTCCAGCACAAAGGCATTCTGTTCATCGCCGATTGGAAATACCTAGAAAGCTGGGGCAGCAACTGGTTCCTAGGCATCGAACCAAACGCATTTGGTGCAATTGGCGCAGTGTTTAACTTCATCGTAGCGTTCGCAGTATCGAAAGTGACTGCAGAAACACCACAAGAAGTGAAAGACTTAGTTGAACACGTACGTGTTCCAGCAGGCGCTGGCGGTGCAGTAGACCACTAA
- the gpsA gene encoding NAD(P)H-dependent glycerol-3-phosphate dehydrogenase — protein MKDKTNNGYGKEIAMTVLGAGSYGTSLAISLARNGANVVIWGHEPEHMARLEADRANHEFLPGIEFPESLIVESDLEKAVQASRDLLVVVPSHVFGIVLSNVKPFLSDDSRICWATKGLEPETGRLLKEVAHDILGEGYSLAVLSGPTFAKELAMGMPTAISVASPDTQFVADLQEKIHCSKTFRVYANSDFIGMQLGGAVKNVIAIGAGMSDGIGFGANARTALITRGLAEMTRLGAALGAQPETFMGMAGLGDLVLTCTDNQSRNRRFGLALGQGKDVETAQQEIGQVVEGYRNTKEVYLLAERMGVEMPIVDQIYQVLYQDKDAHLAARDLLARDKRAEA, from the coding sequence ATGAAAGATAAGACCAATAATGGCTACGGTAAAGAGATTGCCATGACAGTGCTGGGTGCGGGCTCTTACGGCACCTCCTTAGCTATCTCTCTGGCACGTAACGGTGCCAACGTTGTAATTTGGGGACATGAGCCAGAGCATATGGCTCGCCTAGAAGCGGACCGCGCCAACCATGAATTCTTGCCGGGCATCGAGTTTCCTGAGTCGTTGATTGTTGAATCTGACTTAGAGAAAGCGGTTCAGGCCAGCCGTGATCTGTTGGTGGTAGTGCCGAGTCATGTGTTTGGTATTGTATTGAGTAACGTCAAGCCATTCCTTAGTGATGATTCACGAATTTGCTGGGCGACCAAAGGGTTAGAACCTGAAACAGGACGTTTACTTAAAGAAGTCGCGCACGATATTCTCGGTGAAGGCTATTCGCTGGCGGTGTTATCAGGGCCGACCTTTGCTAAAGAACTGGCGATGGGAATGCCAACGGCCATTTCGGTGGCGTCACCGGACACCCAGTTTGTCGCAGATCTACAAGAAAAAATTCACTGCAGTAAAACCTTCCGTGTCTACGCTAACAGCGACTTTATCGGCATGCAGCTTGGTGGTGCGGTGAAAAACGTGATTGCGATTGGCGCAGGGATGTCTGATGGGATTGGCTTTGGTGCCAACGCGCGTACCGCGCTGATCACACGAGGACTTGCAGAAATGACTCGCCTAGGCGCAGCGCTCGGCGCACAGCCAGAGACATTTATGGGGATGGCTGGTCTTGGCGATTTGGTGTTGACCTGTACCGACAATCAGTCGCGTAACCGCCGTTTTGGTTTGGCGCTAGGTCAGGGTAAAGACGTTGAAACAGCGCAACAGGAAATTGGCCAAGTGGTGGAAGGATATCGCAACACCAAAGAGGTCTATTTGCTCGCTGAACGGATGGGGGTCGAAATGCCGATTGTTGACCAAATATATCAAGTATTGTATCAAGACAAAGATGCCCATTTAGCCGCGCGAGATCTGTTAGCGCGCGATAAGAGAGCCGAAGCCTAA
- a CDS encoding MarC family protein codes for MLSILITQFVVLWAVIDPIGSVPVYLSQTHHLTAKQRRLVALKAVAIATGVLLFFLIAGQLLLEAMQIPLPAFQAAGGLVLLLFALTMIFGESKPDQESKLTGNISHSDLADLAVYPLAIPSIASPGAMMAIVMLTDNHRHSLIDQGLTAAVMLLVLVITLLLLLGATHIQKWIGNVGAAIISRVMGLILAAVAVNNLLLGIKDFYLS; via the coding sequence TTGCTTAGTATTCTAATTACCCAATTCGTTGTGTTGTGGGCGGTTATCGACCCTATCGGATCCGTTCCTGTCTATCTGTCACAGACTCATCATTTAACGGCCAAGCAGCGCCGCTTAGTGGCTTTGAAAGCCGTAGCGATTGCCACAGGCGTGTTACTGTTTTTCCTAATCGCCGGACAGTTATTGCTCGAGGCGATGCAAATCCCCTTACCCGCCTTTCAAGCGGCTGGCGGATTGGTGTTATTGCTGTTTGCGTTGACGATGATCTTCGGTGAATCAAAGCCAGATCAAGAGAGCAAACTCACCGGAAACATCAGTCACTCAGACTTGGCCGACCTAGCGGTTTACCCACTCGCCATCCCATCTATTGCCTCCCCGGGCGCCATGATGGCGATAGTCATGCTGACCGATAACCATCGTCACTCGCTAATCGATCAAGGTTTGACCGCTGCAGTGATGCTGTTGGTACTGGTCATCACCTTGCTACTGCTACTGGGTGCCACACATATCCAAAAATGGATAGGGAATGTCGGTGCGGCCATCATCAGCCGAGTGATGGGGCTGATCCTAGCGGCGGTCGCGGTCAATAATTTGCTGCTTGGGATCAAAGATTTTTACCTAAGTTAG
- a CDS encoding ornithine carbamoyltransferase — protein MAFNLRNRNFLKLLDFTPREIQHFLDLSAELKKAKYNGYEQPRLKGKNIALIFEKTSTRTRCAFEVAAFDQGAQVSYLGPSGSQIGHKESMKDTARVLGRMYDGIEYRGFGQEIVEELGAYAGVPVWNGLTDEFHPTQILADFLTMMEHGRGKQLHEMKFAYLGDARNNMGNSLMVGAAKMGMDIRLVAPKAFWPEEELVATCRAIAEETGAKITLTEDVQEGVQGCDYLYTDVWVSMGEAKEAWAERINLMMPYQVNMEMLKATGNPHVKFMHCLPAFHGEDTTVGKQLAAEYPQLKDGVEVTDEVVESKHSIVFDEAENRMHTIKAVMVATLGD, from the coding sequence ATGGCTTTCAACCTACGCAACCGTAACTTCCTAAAACTACTAGACTTTACTCCACGTGAAATCCAACACTTCTTGGACCTTTCTGCGGAATTGAAAAAAGCAAAATACAACGGCTATGAGCAACCTCGTCTAAAAGGCAAAAACATTGCCCTTATCTTCGAGAAAACCTCGACTCGCACCCGTTGTGCCTTTGAAGTTGCCGCTTTTGACCAAGGCGCTCAAGTGTCTTACTTAGGCCCTTCTGGCTCTCAAATCGGTCACAAAGAGTCGATGAAAGATACAGCGCGCGTACTTGGCCGCATGTATGACGGCATCGAGTACCGTGGCTTTGGTCAAGAAATCGTTGAAGAGCTTGGCGCTTACGCTGGCGTGCCTGTATGGAACGGCCTAACAGATGAGTTCCACCCAACTCAAATCCTGGCTGATTTCCTAACCATGATGGAACACGGCCGTGGTAAACAGCTACACGAAATGAAGTTTGCTTACCTCGGTGACGCTCGTAACAACATGGGTAACTCACTCATGGTTGGCGCAGCGAAAATGGGCATGGACATACGTCTTGTGGCGCCAAAAGCGTTCTGGCCAGAAGAAGAGCTAGTCGCTACCTGTCGCGCAATCGCTGAAGAAACAGGGGCGAAGATCACCCTAACGGAAGACGTTCAAGAAGGCGTTCAAGGCTGTGACTACCTATACACTGACGTATGGGTATCGATGGGCGAAGCGAAAGAAGCATGGGCTGAGCGCATCAACCTAATGATGCCTTACCAAGTTAACATGGAGATGCTAAAAGCCACGGGTAATCCACATGTGAAATTCATGCACTGCCTACCAGCATTCCATGGTGAAGACACAACGGTTGGTAAACAGCTTGCGGCGGAATACCCACAACTGAAAGACGGTGTGGAAGTGACAGACGAAGTGGTGGAGTCTAAACACTCTATCGTGTTCGATGAAGCGGAAAACCGCATGCACACCATCAAAGCGGTGATGGTTGCAACACTAGGCGACTAA
- a CDS encoding arginine repressor, producing MSETLHPTTIDYSEDKTLTAACKRLLQQQSFATQNELREALINIGFEGISQSTVSRLLSQLGVVKVQNACGKKVYCITVETAPVRVESSISSQIEFITHNQAMVVVKTHPGSAQLVARLVDIDPHTEILGTVGGNDTVLVIPKDTDSIDACERVVRARLGVA from the coding sequence ATGAGTGAAACTCTACATCCAACCACCATTGATTACAGTGAAGACAAAACGCTCACTGCTGCGTGTAAACGCCTGCTGCAACAACAAAGCTTTGCCACTCAAAATGAGCTGCGTGAAGCGCTGATCAACATAGGTTTTGAAGGGATAAGCCAGTCGACCGTTTCAAGACTGCTCTCTCAACTGGGGGTGGTGAAAGTTCAAAACGCCTGCGGTAAAAAAGTCTACTGCATTACCGTTGAAACCGCGCCGGTTCGGGTTGAATCGTCAATTTCATCTCAGATCGAATTTATTACCCACAATCAGGCGATGGTGGTGGTCAAAACCCACCCTGGCAGCGCTCAGTTGGTGGCTCGTTTGGTAGACATAGATCCACATACTGAAATCTTAGGCACCGTCGGTGGCAATGATACCGTGCTGGTGATCCCTAAAGATACCGACAGCATAGATGCATGCGAGCGAGTGGTGCGCGCACGTTTGGGCGTGGCATAA
- a CDS encoding response regulator yields the protein MDSTYTIIIADDHPLFRNALFQSVHMAVSGANLLEADSLEALLALLAKEQEPDLLLLDLKMPGANGMSGLIQLRAEYPDLPIVVVSASEEPAVVTQVKSHGAFGFIPKSSDMRELVSALNQVLNGEPFFPEGSITNNAACNDLAEKIATLTPQQYKVLGMLSDGLLNKQIAYELNVSEATIKAHMTAIFRKLGVKNRTQAVILLQQLESEV from the coding sequence ATGGATTCGACCTACACCATAATCATCGCTGATGATCACCCGCTATTTCGTAACGCGCTTTTCCAATCGGTGCACATGGCGGTTAGTGGGGCGAACCTGCTCGAAGCCGATTCCCTTGAGGCTCTACTTGCGTTATTGGCCAAAGAACAAGAGCCCGATTTACTGCTGCTTGATCTTAAAATGCCAGGCGCTAATGGCATGTCAGGACTGATTCAACTGCGGGCTGAGTACCCAGATTTACCGATCGTGGTGGTATCGGCCAGCGAAGAGCCGGCGGTGGTCACTCAAGTAAAGAGTCACGGAGCGTTTGGTTTTATCCCTAAATCGAGTGACATGCGAGAGCTGGTCAGCGCACTGAACCAAGTGCTCAATGGCGAACCGTTTTTCCCAGAGGGCTCTATCACTAACAATGCAGCTTGTAATGATTTAGCAGAAAAAATTGCCACTTTGACACCTCAGCAGTATAAAGTGCTAGGAATGCTCTCTGATGGTCTACTCAATAAGCAGATTGCTTATGAGTTAAATGTTTCAGAAGCGACAATCAAAGCCCATATGACGGCAATATTTCGTAAGTTAGGGGTAAAAAACCGGACTCAAGCCGTTATTTTGCTCCAACAGCTAGAATCCGAAGTATAA
- the pyrB gene encoding aspartate carbamoyltransferase gives MAHSLYKKHIISIPELSRAELELIVDTAAKLKAEPNPELLKNKVVASCFFEPSTRTRLSFETAVERLGGSVIGFDNGGNTSLAKKGETLADSVQVISSYVDAFVMRHPQEGAARLASEFSNGVPIVNGGDGANQHPTQTLLDLFSIHETQGTLDNLNVAFVGDLKYGRTVHSLTQALAKFDNVRFFFIAPDALAMPDYICEELEEAGIKFSMHNNIEEVVPELDVLYMTRVQKERFDESEYAHMKSAFILTAATLEGARDNLKVLHPLPRVDEITVDVDKTKHAYYFEQAENGVYAREALLALVLNANL, from the coding sequence ATGGCGCATTCATTGTATAAAAAGCACATCATCTCCATCCCTGAACTCAGCCGTGCAGAGCTGGAGTTGATCGTCGACACCGCAGCAAAATTGAAGGCAGAGCCCAACCCTGAACTACTGAAAAACAAAGTCGTCGCTAGCTGCTTCTTTGAACCATCAACGCGCACGCGCCTCTCATTTGAAACCGCAGTGGAACGACTTGGCGGCAGCGTGATTGGTTTCGACAACGGTGGTAACACTTCTCTGGCGAAAAAAGGCGAAACGTTAGCGGACTCAGTCCAAGTGATCTCATCCTATGTCGATGCATTTGTGATGCGCCACCCGCAAGAGGGCGCGGCGCGTCTGGCTTCAGAGTTCTCAAATGGCGTGCCGATTGTTAACGGCGGTGATGGAGCCAACCAGCACCCGACGCAAACGCTGCTCGACCTGTTCTCTATTCATGAAACGCAAGGTACGCTTGATAACCTCAACGTCGCCTTTGTCGGTGACTTGAAGTATGGCCGTACCGTTCACTCACTCACCCAAGCGCTAGCAAAATTCGACAATGTGCGCTTCTTCTTTATCGCCCCGGATGCGCTCGCCATGCCCGACTACATCTGTGAAGAGCTTGAAGAAGCAGGCATCAAATTCAGCATGCACAACAACATTGAAGAGGTGGTGCCAGAGCTGGATGTTTTGTACATGACTCGAGTACAGAAAGAGCGCTTTGATGAATCAGAATACGCGCACATGAAATCGGCGTTTATTTTAACTGCCGCTACTCTTGAAGGCGCACGCGACAATCTAAAAGTACTTCACCCATTGCCTCGCGTTGACGAGATCACCGTCGATGTCGATAAAACCAAACACGCTTACTACTTCGAACAAGCAGAAAATGGCGTCTACGCTCGTGAAGCCTTACTTGCCCTTGTACTCAACGCCAACCTTTAA
- the pyrI gene encoding aspartate carbamoyltransferase regulatory subunit, which yields MVKQTQLQVEAIRNGSVIDHIPANIGIKVLKLFKMHKTNQRITIGLNLPSSALGGKDLIKIENVYLTKEQANQLALYAPKATVNQIEEYKVVNKLNLVLPESIESVFECPNSNCISHGEPVESKFKVQQKHDNVQLKCHYCEKVFSREIMTEAR from the coding sequence ATGGTGAAACAAACTCAACTACAAGTAGAAGCGATCCGCAACGGCTCAGTAATTGACCATATTCCTGCCAATATCGGCATTAAAGTACTGAAACTGTTCAAGATGCACAAAACCAATCAGCGCATTACCATCGGGCTTAATCTGCCCTCGTCGGCGCTGGGCGGCAAAGATCTGATCAAGATTGAGAACGTCTATCTGACTAAAGAACAAGCCAACCAACTGGCGTTATATGCGCCTAAAGCGACGGTCAATCAAATCGAAGAATATAAGGTGGTGAACAAGCTTAACTTGGTGCTGCCTGAAAGCATCGAAAGTGTGTTTGAGTGCCCAAACAGTAACTGTATTTCTCACGGTGAACCGGTAGAAAGCAAATTCAAAGTGCAGCAAAAGCACGACAATGTTCAGCTAAAATGCCACTACTGTGAAAAAGTATTCTCGCGCGAAATCATGACCGAAGCCCGCTAG
- the secB gene encoding protein-export chaperone SecB translates to MAEAAPQQEAQNFAIQRIFLKDVSFEAPNSPDMFQKEWNPDVKLDLDTQSRELGEGVYEVVLRLTVTVKNAEETAFLCEVQQGGIFTAEKMEAGQLAHCLGAFCPNILFPYARETISSLVVKGTFPQLNLAPVNFDALFMNYLQQQAQQEGQSEA, encoded by the coding sequence ATGGCTGAAGCAGCACCACAACAAGAAGCGCAAAACTTCGCAATTCAACGTATCTTCCTTAAAGACGTCTCTTTCGAAGCGCCGAACTCACCAGACATGTTCCAAAAAGAGTGGAACCCTGATGTTAAGCTGGATCTAGACACGCAAAGCCGTGAACTAGGCGAAGGCGTATACGAAGTTGTTCTGCGCCTGACAGTGACAGTGAAGAACGCAGAAGAGACCGCTTTCCTATGTGAAGTACAACAAGGTGGTATCTTCACTGCAGAGAAAATGGAAGCAGGTCAACTTGCCCATTGTCTAGGCGCTTTCTGCCCGAATATCCTATTCCCATACGCGCGTGAAACTATTTCAAGCCTAGTCGTGAAAGGCACCTTCCCACAGCTTAACCTAGCGCCAGTGAACTTTGACGCTCTGTTTATGAACTACCTGCAGCAGCAAGCTCAGCAAGAAGGTCAGTCAGAAGCGTAA